GTGGCCGACTCCTCCGGGTGCACCACCAGGGTGCCGAACAGGCCGCCGCGCACCTGCTCGTGCGAGACCTGGTGCGAGTGGTACCAGTAGGTGCCGGCGTCGGGGACCACGAAGCGGTAGACGTGCGACCCGCCCACCGGCACGGCGTCCTGGGTGACGCCGGCGACACCGTCCTCGGCGTTGGGCACGTCGACACCGTGCCAGTGCAGGGTGACGCCGTGGCCGACGTCATCGTTGCGCAGCCGCACCTCCACCAGGTCGCCCTGGGTCGCCTCCAGCCGGGGGCCGGGCGTGCGGCCGTTGAGGGTGTAGCCGCTGACCCGCTCCCCACTGGCCAGCCGCACCTCGCCCTGCCGGGCGGTCAGCGAGACGGTCAGGTCCGGCTTCCCGTCGGCGGGGCCGGTGAGGTCGGCGACGCTGACCCCGGACATGTCGTGGCCGGCGTGGCCGCCCCCACCCGCGCCGGCCATGCCGGACATGCCCACCGGGCCGCCGCCGTAGTCCGCGTAGCCCATGTCCATGACGGAGTAGGTGGACGGCACCCGGCTCGAGTACCAGAACCACCCGACCGTGCCGAGCAGCACGACTCCGACGACGGCGGCGGTGGCGCTCAGCCACCGCCGCCAGCTGGCGCGCTCAGACAGGAGCCGGAGCTCCCGGCGCAGCAGCGGTCGTGTCGGCGACCTTCGTCGTCGTGGCCCTTCGCACGCACATCAGGGCGAGGCCGAAGACCACGAACGCGTTCACCCCGTGCAGGATGCCGATCACCGGCACGCCGAACGCGATGAATGCGAGCACGATCTGCACCACGATCGCCAGGAAGGTGAACCCGGCAAGCTTGACCGCTCCCGGGATGGACTTGGCGAAGAACGAGAGCACGAAGAGGAACAGGCCCAGCAGCGGCATGATCATCATGCCGTTCGTGCCGTGCACGGCATGCCCGAGGTTGCCCTCGTAGTCCTCGTTGATGGTCGCCCCGTCGTCGATCTCGTTGATGGTGCCGAACCAGCCACCGGCGATGGCGGCCGCTTGCACCAGGACTCCCAGCGCGATCAGGCCGGCCAAAGCCCTGTAGGCGCCACGCATGTCTGCCCCCTTGCGTCCTTCCCCGTCCCAGCGCCGGTCGGCGCCGAGCCAAAGGTAGCCTCGCCCTGCGTGGCGCGGGACGGATTTCTGGCCGTGGCGCGCGGATTGTGGTGCTAGCCCTCCCGCTGCTCCTCGTGCTGGTGCGCAGGGTGACCGCGCAGCGACCCGGCGTGCGCGACGGCGTCCGGGTCCCGGCGCACCTTGAGCAGGCTGAGCACCGTCGTGACCGCCAGAACCACGACGATCACGACGAGCGAGACATTCGTGCTGATCTCGGGCACCGAGTCGTCGATCGTGTGCCCCCAGTGCAGGACCAGCTTCACGCCGATGAACGCGAGGATCACTGCGAGGCCGGTCGAGAGGTAGACCAGCCGGTCCAGCAGCCCCTTGACCAGGAAGTAGAGCGCACGCAGCCCGAGCAGCGCGAAGGCGTTGGCTGCGAAGACGATGAAGGGCTCCTCGGTCACCCCGAAGACGGCCGGGATGCTGTCGAGGGCGAACAGGATGTCGGTGCCACCGATGGCGACCAGCACCACGAAGAGCGGCGTCACCACCCGACGACCGTCGACCTTGCTCAGCAGGCGGCCGCCGTCGTACTCCGTGCTCACCGGCAGGACGCGCTGGGTCAGCCGGACCAGCCCGTTGTCCTCCACGTCCGGGTCCTCGTCGCGGTGCCGGTAGAGCTGCACCGCCGTGTAGATGAGCAGCAGCCCGAAGACGAGGAACATGAACGAGAAGAGGCTCAGCAGGGTGGCGCCGAGCGCGATGAAGACCGCGCGCAGCAGGAGCGCCATGATGATGCCGAAGGTCAGGACCTTGTGCTGGTGCTGCTCGGGCACCGCGAAGGTCGTCATGATGATGACGAAGACGAAGAGGTTGTCGACCGACAGGCTCTTCTCGACGATGTAGCCGGCGAAGTACTGCGTCCCGAAGTCGCTGCCGGACTGTGCCGTCAGGACCAGTCCGAAGGCCACGGCCACCGCGATGTAGAAGACCGACCAGGCGACGGCCTCCTTGAAGCCGACGGTGTGCGGGCGGGCCGCGGCGAGGACCAGGTCCAGCGCGAGCAGACCGACCACCAGCCCGACCGTGACCACCCACATGGTCGTGGTGACCTCCACCAGTGCCCCTCCTCGGTCTCGTCCCTCCCCTCCCGACGACCCACTGAGCTACGAGGTTCCGGGAACGGCGGGTGACACCACCCACGTTGACCCGGTTGATGCCCCCAGCCCGTGCGCTCGCCGCCGTGGCGGCCGCTGCCGTGCTGCTGCCGGTGGCCGGGTGCTCGCCGTCCACGGACGAATCGCAGCCGTCGAGCCCACCGACCGCTGGCTCGGCCACGGCGAGCGCGGCGGGGACGCCGAGCGGCGCGCCCGCGTCGAAGACCCCGGTCACGGAACCGCCGCAGGTGACGACCGTGCTGGTGACCGGCGACGTCATGCTCGGCCGCCGGGTCGGCGACCGGCTCGCGGACGTCGACGACCCAGCCGCTGCGCTGCGCCCGATGGCCGACCTGCTCTCTGCGGCCGACCTGACGATCGGCAACCTCGAGAGCACGCTGTCGAGGGCCGGTGCCCCTAGGCAGGGCGGCGACTCGTTCGGCGCGGTTTCCTCCGTGCGGCAGGGACTCCGGCTGGCCGGCTTCGACGTGCTGTCCCTGGCCAACAACCACACCGGCGACTACGGGCCACGGGCGCTGGTGCAGACGGTTGACCGCGCCAGGTCCGGCGGGTTCCGCACCGTCGGGGCTGGGCGTGACCTCGCCGCAGCGGCCCGACCCGTCGTCGTCCGCCGCAACGGCACGACGTTCGGCATCGTCGCCTTCGACGCGATCGGCGAGACCCCCGCCGCCGCACCGGACGCGCCGGGAGCGCTGCGGCTGCGCATGCAGCCGCGCACCGGCCCGCTCGACCAAGACGACCTGGCCAGGGTCACGGGCATCGTCCGCGAGCTCGCCCACCGGGCCGACGTGGTGCTCGTGCTCCCGCACTGGGGCACCCAGTACACCCACGACACGGTCGGGGACCAGCGCGTCGTGGCCCGTCGCCTGGTCCGGGCCGGGGCCGACGTCGTCGTCGGCGGCCACCCGCACTGGGTGCAGGGCGTCGAGTCGGTCGATGCCGCCGAGGGTGCGCTGGTCGCCTACTCGCTGGGCAACTTCGTGTTCGACATGGACTTCATGCAGCAGACCCAGGAGGGGGTGCTGCTCGCGCTGCGGTTCCGCGGCGACCGGCTCGAAGGGGCCCGCCTGAGGCCGTACGTCGTCGGGCCGGACTTCGCGCCGCGCCTGGCGCCCGGTCCGCGCGGCGACGCGATCCTGGCCGACGTGCGGCGGGCCAGCGGACCGCCGCTGCGCGGCACCACGGTCGAGCTCCGCCGCTAGCTCGTGGCCATCAGCCACTCCGCCAGCACGGCACCCACCCGGTCGAGCTGGCGAGGACTGACCGTCGAGGGCCGGTCGCGCGGCGAGTGGTAGCCGGGGGAGTCGTTGCCCCCGACCCGGGCGACCGTCTCCCCTGCCTTCTCGAACGGCCAGTGGTCGCTCGTCCGGTTGTCGCACGCCCGCGCCGGCACTCCGGCCCGGTCGGCAGCGGCGAGCAGCTCGCGGCGCACCCGGACCGGCGAGAGGCCGCCGGTGCACACCGGCACCCTGCCGCGGCCTCCGACCCGGTCCAGCGAGACCATGCCCCGCAGCGCGGCCTGCTGCGTGCCGTCGAGCCGCGCGACGTACTCCTGCGACCCGAAGTGGTGCTCGTCGTCCGCCGGCCCGCGCGGCTCCTCCGCACCGAACGCCACCCACACCACCGGCAGCCGGGTCCCCACCTCGGCGGCCGTCCGCGCCAGCTCGAGCAGCACGGCGACGCCACTCCCGTTGTCCTCGGCACCCGGCGACTGCGGCACGGTGTCGAGGTGGGCGCCGACCACCAGGTGCGGCCGTTCGGGGGCGAAGCCGGCCGGCACGGCCACCACGTTGGACGTCCGGCCGGACCCGACCGCCACCCCCCAGGACTCCCCCGCCGGGACCCGGAACGCCTGCCGCCGGGTGGTGTAGCCAAAGTCGGCGAGCCGCTGCTGCACCCGGTCGGCGGCTCGCCGATAGGCGGCAGAGGTGGCCTCCCGCGGCCCGCCACGGGCCAGCGAGCGGACGGTGCCCATCGCCGCCGCGCTGTCGAAGGCGGGCGCCTCGGTGCGTTCGAGCGGCGCGGTCGTCGACGTCCCCGTAGGCGTCGCGGCCGGCGTCGAGGCGGCGGACGAGGCAGCTGTGGTCGGAGGGCGAGGGCCGGTCCCGTCGGTCTCGCCACCGCCGTCTCTGGCGCAGCCGGCCAGCAGGGCAGCTGTGACGGCGATCACGACCAGCTGGTGCGGCACCCGGCCAACGCTGCCACGGCGCATGACCGCCGCGCGAGCGGGCAGCAGGGCGAGGTACCGGCTGACCAACTCACCCTGGGGAGACCCGCATGCCCACCGACGCCATCGTGCTGCTGAAGAAGGACCACCAGGAGGTGCGCAAGCTCTTCCGGGACTTCCAGAAGGCCGGTGAGGACGCCACGGCCACCAAGAGCCGGCTCGCCGACCAGATCATCGAGGCCCTGACCGTGCACACCTACATCGAGAACGAGGTCATGTACCCACGGGTCCGCGAGCTGCTTCCGGAGGTGGAGGACGACGTCCTCGAGTCCTACGAGGAGCATCACGTCGCCGACGTGCTGGTGATGGAGCTCGCCGGCATGACGCCGGATGACGAGCGGTTCGTGCCCAAGATGACGGTGCTGATCGAGAACGTGAAGCACCACATGGAGGAGGAGGAGCAGGAGTGGTTCCCCAAGGTTCGCGAGGGCCTCGGGCGCAAGCAGCTCCAGCAGCTGGGTGACGAGATGGTGGAGAAGAAGAAGAAGGCACCGCGCCGACCGACCGCTCCCAGCGCGCTGAAGAAGACCGTCGACGCCGTCATCGCCTGACCGCGGCTCAGCCGTCCGGCGCCCCCGCGACCGACCCCACGACGCCGAGGCGTTCCAGCAGCACGAGGAACGTCTCGGCGTAGGCGCTGCCGGCGGTCGCGCCGCGCACGGTCGGCCAGTCGACCTGCTCGCGCAGCGCCCGGGCCACCGGCAGCAGCCGGCCGTAGTCGCACTCGTGCTCGTCCAGCGCGCGCAGCTTCTCCGACATCAGCTCGGTGGCGCTCAGGACCGGCATGAGGACCGAGAGCACCTCCATCTCCACCGCCTCGTGCAGGACCTCGTGGGTCACCGGAGCGCCGTTGATCCGGTGGATCAGGTCGACCATCGCCTCGCCGTCCCAGACCTTGAAGAGCCAGTCCTCGGGCGGGTGCTCGACCTTCAGGCCGGCCGCCCTGAGGGCCTCCTCGGCCCGTGCCGCGTCCTCGGGTGCCACGACGAAGTCGACGTCGTGCTCGGGCTCGGGGCCGCCGCGCGCCCACGCGGCGTAGCCGCCGCCGAGGGCGAACGGCACGCCGGCGCCCTTGAGGGCCACGGCAGCCCGCTTGAGCGCGGTGCGCAGGGGGTCCTCGCCCCCGGTGTCGTGCGACGCGTGCGTGCTCACCTGACCGAGGTACCCACCCATCGGCCCGGGTAGGCAACCGGGGTGCGCCTCGTGACGTTCAACATCCTGGGGGGCCGGTCGCCCGGCGAGGACCGGGTCGACGTGGCACGGTTCGCCGCTGCCGTGCGGGCGCTCCAGCCCGACGTGCTCGCCCTGCAGGAGGTGGACCGCGGCCAGGACCGGACCCAGCATGCGGACCTGACAGCGGTCGCGGCGTCGGCGATGGATGCGGTCGACCACCGCTTCGTGGCAGCCCTCACGGGCACGCCGGGGGCGACCTGGACCGCGGCGACCGGGGACGAGCACCCCGACAGCGCGGCCTACGGCATCGCCCTGCTGTCCCGGCGCCAGGTGCGCGCGTGGGAGGTGGTGCGGCTGCCCGCCCTGCCCGGGCGGGCGCCGTGGGTCTGGCACGGCCGCAAGGTGCCGAGCCTGGTGCGCGACGAGCCGCGGGTGGCCGTGGGCGCCGAGCTCGACGGCCCGACGGGCCCGGTCACGCTGGCCACGACCCACCTGTCGTTCCTGCCGGGCTGGAACGTCGTCCAGCTCCGTCGCGCGGTGCGCGCGCTGCGGTCCACGGCGGGGCCGCTGGTGCTGATGGGCGACCTGAACATGTCGCCCGGCACGGCCCGCCGGGTCAGCGGCCTGGTCCCGGTCGTGGCGGGGCCGACGTTTCCCGTAGCCCACCCGGCGCGGCAGATCGACCACGTGCTCCTCGACCCGCTCGAGGAGCCACGCTGGCGTGGCGTCGCCGGTCGCACGGTGCCGACCGGCCTCTCCGACCACCTTGCGCTGGTGGTGGACCTGCCGGTCTGCTAGGCCGGCGGCGCCGGGATGCCGGCTGCCATGGCGATCACCCGCACATGGCTGCGGAACAGCGCGTCGCGGTCGACGTCGGTCATCCAGTCGAAGTGGCCGTACGCCTCCAGGCTGACGAAGCCGTGCAACGACGCCCAGGCGTGCAGCATCGCCTGGAAGCTCTCCGGCGGGACCAGTCCCTCGATCTCGGGATGCTTCTCGGCCTCGCACGCCGCGATGCCGGCCGACACCTCGCGGACCAGCGGCGCCCGCAGCTCGCCCATCTCGGCGGCCGCCACGAACAGGCTGGCCAGCTGCGACATCGCCCGCTTGGCGGCCTCCGTCGTGGGCCCTTCGTCGGGGGCGACGTAGCCCGGCACCGGCATGCCCAGGACCAGCGCGAACTGCTGCGGCTCGCGGCGAGCCCACTCGCGGTAGACCTCGGCGGCGGCCAGCCAGCGGCCGCCGATGTCACGCGGGTCGATCGCGCCGAGGGCGTCGCCGAGGGCGGTGCCCAGGTCGGCGTAGGCGTCGGTGATCAGGTCGGTCAGCAGCTCGTCGCGGTCGCCGTAGTAGCGGTAGAGCGCCGGCGCGGTCATGCCCATCAACCGGGCGATGTCGGTGAACCGGCAGTCGGTGGTGCCCTGCTCGCGCATGACCGACAAGGCGGTGGTCTTGATCTCCTCGATCGTGGCGGCCCGAGCCCGCTCACGACGGCTCACCACGGGCGTGCCGACCATCCGGACTCCAACCGCAGACATAGATGACACGAGACGACACAGACGACACAGACGATTGCGTGACGCAGCATCACACAGGTGATATCCCCTTGACAAGTGACGAGACCTCGGCTTTGTTATGAGGCGTAACGCAGCGCCCGGTCGGGCGCTGCTCCGTTCCCGCTCCGTCTCGCGAGGTCTGCCCCATGTCCCGTACCGTCCCTGCCGCCGAGCGTGCGCCGCAGCCCACCGGCGCCGACGCGGCCACCGAGCGCCCCGGCGCCCTCGGCCGCCTGGCCGACGTCTCCTTCCGCCGCCGCCGCTGGGTCGTGCTCGGCTGGGTCGCGACTCTCGCGCTGGCCGCCGGCCTGGTCTCCGCGTTCGGCGGCGACTACAACGCCGACTACTCCGCCCCCGGATCCGACTCCAGCCAGGCCCAGGACCTGCTCGAGTCGCGCTTCCCGTCCCAGGCCGGCGACACCGTCGACGTCGTGGTGCGGGCGCCGGACGGCGTCGACACCCCGGAGGTACGCGGCGAGGTCGCCCGACTGCTCGACCAGATCGGTGCGGTCGCCCACGTCGAGTCGGTCGAGGACCCCTACCGGACGCCGGGCGCGATCTCGCGGGACGGGACCACGCTGCGGGCCACCGCCCGCCTCGACGTGGTCAACCCGGTCGACATGCCGGTCCCGGCCAGCGAGCGGATGATCGAGATCGCCGAGGACGCCGCGCGACCCGGGCTCGACGTCGCCCTCGGCGGGCAGACCGTCACCCAGGGCGAGGCCGCGGACATCGGGTCCGAGGCGATCGGCCTGGCCGCTGCCGCGCTCATCCTGCTCATCACCTTCGGCTCGGTCGTCGCGGCCGGGCTGCCGCTGCTCGTCGCCATCGCCGGCCTCGCGGTCAGCAGCACCCTCACCGGGCTGCTCATCACGGTCATCGACGCCCCCGACTGGTCGACGTCGCTGGCCACCATGATGGGCATCGGCATCGGGGTCGACTACACGCTGCTGATGGTCACCCGGTTCCGGGAGTGGCGGGCCGCCGGCCTGGACGAGCGTGCCGCGACCGTGGCCACGCTCGACACCGCCGGTCGTGCAGTGATGGTCGCCGGCACCACCGTGGTCATCAGCATGCTCGGACTCTTCGCCATGGGCCTGTCGTTCATGCGCGGCGCCGCCCTGGTCACCATCCTGGCGGTCCTCGTCGTGATGGTGGCCAGCGTCACGCTGTTCCCGGCGCTGCTCGGCTTCCTCGGCAAGCACGTCGACCGGCTGCGCCTCCCGCTGGGCCGGCGCCGCCCGGTCGAGGTGGCCGTCGGCGGCCACGTCGAGCCGTCCCGACGCTGGATGGCCTGGAGCCGGCTGATCGACCGCCACCGCTGGCTGGCCGCGACCCTGGGTGTCGTCGCCCTGCTGACACTGGCCGCGCCGTACCTCGACGTCCGCTACGGCTTCCCGGACGCCGGCAACAACCAGGAGTCGACCCAGACGCGGCAGGCCTACGACATGCTCGCCGAGGGCTTCGGCCCCGGCATGAACGGCCCGTTGCTGCTGGTGACCGAGCTGCCCGACGGCACCGACGCGGAGGCGCTCGAGCCGGTCACCGCTGCAGTGGCCGACACCGAGGGCGTGGTCGCCGTGACCGACCCGGTGGTCAACCCGGCCGGTGACACCGCGGTGATCACCGTGGTCCCGGCTGCCGGTCCACAGGCAACGGCGACCGAGGACCTGGTGGCGGCGCTGCGCGACAGCACGCTGCCCGCCGCGACCGAGAGCAGCGGGCTCGACGTCCACGTGGGCGGTGTCACCGCCACCTCGATCGACAGCACCG
The Actinomycetes bacterium genome window above contains:
- a CDS encoding endonuclease/exonuclease/phosphatase family protein, whose product is MRLVTFNILGGRSPGEDRVDVARFAAAVRALQPDVLALQEVDRGQDRTQHADLTAVAASAMDAVDHRFVAALTGTPGATWTAATGDEHPDSAAYGIALLSRRQVRAWEVVRLPALPGRAPWVWHGRKVPSLVRDEPRVAVGAELDGPTGPVTLATTHLSFLPGWNVVQLRRAVRALRSTAGPLVLMGDLNMSPGTARRVSGLVPVVAGPTFPVAHPARQIDHVLLDPLEEPRWRGVAGRTVPTGLSDHLALVVDLPVC
- a CDS encoding TerC/Alx family metal homeostasis membrane protein; this translates as MVEVTTTMWVVTVGLVVGLLALDLVLAAARPHTVGFKEAVAWSVFYIAVAVAFGLVLTAQSGSDFGTQYFAGYIVEKSLSVDNLFVFVIIMTTFAVPEQHQHKVLTFGIIMALLLRAVFIALGATLLSLFSFMFLVFGLLLIYTAVQLYRHRDEDPDVEDNGLVRLTQRVLPVSTEYDGGRLLSKVDGRRVVTPLFVVLVAIGGTDILFALDSIPAVFGVTEEPFIVFAANAFALLGLRALYFLVKGLLDRLVYLSTGLAVILAFIGVKLVLHWGHTIDDSVPEISTNVSLVVIVVVLAVTTVLSLLKVRRDPDAVAHAGSLRGHPAHQHEEQREG
- a CDS encoding CapA family protein gives rise to the protein MTTVLVTGDVMLGRRVGDRLADVDDPAAALRPMADLLSAADLTIGNLESTLSRAGAPRQGGDSFGAVSSVRQGLRLAGFDVLSLANNHTGDYGPRALVQTVDRARSGGFRTVGAGRDLAAAARPVVVRRNGTTFGIVAFDAIGETPAAAPDAPGALRLRMQPRTGPLDQDDLARVTGIVRELAHRADVVLVLPHWGTQYTHDTVGDQRVVARRLVRAGADVVVGGHPHWVQGVESVDAAEGALVAYSLGNFVFDMDFMQQTQEGVLLALRFRGDRLEGARLRPYVVGPDFAPRLAPGPRGDAILADVRRASGPPLRGTTVELRR
- a CDS encoding M28 family peptidase, encoding MPHQLVVIAVTAALLAGCARDGGGETDGTGPRPPTTAASSAASTPAATPTGTSTTAPLERTEAPAFDSAAAMGTVRSLARGGPREATSAAYRRAADRVQQRLADFGYTTRRQAFRVPAGESWGVAVGSGRTSNVVAVPAGFAPERPHLVVGAHLDTVPQSPGAEDNGSGVAVLLELARTAAEVGTRLPVVWVAFGAEEPRGPADDEHHFGSQEYVARLDGTQQAALRGMVSLDRVGGRGRVPVCTGGLSPVRVRRELLAAADRAGVPARACDNRTSDHWPFEKAGETVARVGGNDSPGYHSPRDRPSTVSPRQLDRVGAVLAEWLMATS
- a CDS encoding MMPL family transporter; amino-acid sequence: MSRTVPAAERAPQPTGADAATERPGALGRLADVSFRRRRWVVLGWVATLALAAGLVSAFGGDYNADYSAPGSDSSQAQDLLESRFPSQAGDTVDVVVRAPDGVDTPEVRGEVARLLDQIGAVAHVESVEDPYRTPGAISRDGTTLRATARLDVVNPVDMPVPASERMIEIAEDAARPGLDVALGGQTVTQGEAADIGSEAIGLAAAALILLITFGSVVAAGLPLLVAIAGLAVSSTLTGLLITVIDAPDWSTSLATMMGIGIGVDYTLLMVTRFREWRAAGLDERAATVATLDTAGRAVMVAGTTVVISMLGLFAMGLSFMRGAALVTILAVLVVMVASVTLFPALLGFLGKHVDRLRLPLGRRRPVEVAVGGHVEPSRRWMAWSRLIDRHRWLAATLGVVALLTLAAPYLDVRYGFPDAGNNQESTQTRQAYDMLAEGFGPGMNGPLLLVTELPDGTDAEALEPVTAAVADTEGVVAVTDPVVNPAGDTAVITVVPAAGPQATATEDLVAALRDSTLPAATESSGLDVHVGGVTATSIDSTDNIAKRIPLLIGGVVLLSMFVLVLSFRSLTVAIKAAVMNLLSVAAAYGVVALVLQGGWAGQLIGIDTETPLPAFVPVLMFAVLFGLSMDYEVFLVSRMREAWLRTGDNERAVLEGLASTGRVITAAAAIMIAVFAAFIPSADVVLKVIGVGMASAILIDATIVRLLLVPAVMHLLGRANWWLPEWLGRRLPQLHVEGRPEIHLPGQRQHASSVGSTVDVTASTSVPTG
- a CDS encoding hemerythrin domain-containing protein; translation: MPTDAIVLLKKDHQEVRKLFRDFQKAGEDATATKSRLADQIIEALTVHTYIENEVMYPRVRELLPEVEDDVLESYEEHHVADVLVMELAGMTPDDERFVPKMTVLIENVKHHMEEEEQEWFPKVREGLGRKQLQQLGDEMVEKKKKAPRRPTAPSALKKTVDAVIA
- a CDS encoding multicopper oxidase domain-containing protein, which translates into the protein MLLGTVGWFWYSSRVPSTYSVMDMGYADYGGGPVGMSGMAGAGGGGHAGHDMSGVSVADLTGPADGKPDLTVSLTARQGEVRLASGERVSGYTLNGRTPGPRLEATQGDLVEVRLRNDDVGHGVTLHWHGVDVPNAEDGVAGVTQDAVPVGGSHVYRFVVPDAGTYWYHSHQVSHEQVRGGLFGTLVVHPEESATAADADVLAVVHTYDGRRTVNGRTEVSRVQVPGGSTTRVRVVNTDSGAARVWVSAAPYRILAVDGYDIAGGTDIVGE
- a CDS encoding TetR/AcrR family transcriptional regulator is translated as MVGTPVVSRRERARAATIEEIKTTALSVMREQGTTDCRFTDIARLMGMTAPALYRYYGDRDELLTDLITDAYADLGTALGDALGAIDPRDIGGRWLAAAEVYREWARREPQQFALVLGMPVPGYVAPDEGPTTEAAKRAMSQLASLFVAAAEMGELRAPLVREVSAGIAACEAEKHPEIEGLVPPESFQAMLHAWASLHGFVSLEAYGHFDWMTDVDRDALFRSHVRVIAMAAGIPAPPA